A stretch of Streptococcus chenjunshii DNA encodes these proteins:
- a CDS encoding IS30 family transposase, protein MQDHYTPTGKHLTIADRRLIERWKQEGKSNREIAGLLGKAPQTINNEMKRGLVLQQVRKGKFEKLYRADRAQEVYEINRKNSRKAVSLTKKVKETIVHYIKLKWSPEMISKRKVNVPQSTIYYWMDKGYLGLTKADRLYPRKGKSPKKTASPNFMPVGKSIEERPEAITQRLEAGHYEIDTVVQTRAKAPCFLTLTDRKTRYEIIRYLPSKTAQAVNEALSSILQEYQITSITADNGAEFARLSEIFSEEKIYYAHPYCSWERGSNENHNRLIRRFLPKGKTRATRKLATQIEWWINNYPKRILNYKTPREIVFSG, encoded by the coding sequence ATGCAAGACCATTATACACCAACAGGCAAGCACTTGACAATAGCTGATCGCCGCTTGATTGAACGCTGGAAGCAAGAAGGGAAATCTAATCGTGAGATTGCAGGTCTCTTAGGCAAAGCTCCTCAAACGATAAACAACGAGATGAAACGTGGACTGGTCCTCCAACAGGTGCGTAAGGGGAAGTTTGAGAAGCTTTATAGGGCGGATAGAGCTCAGGAAGTGTATGAGATTAATCGAAAAAATAGCCGTAAAGCTGTTAGTCTCACGAAGAAAGTCAAGGAAACCATTGTCCACTACATCAAGCTGAAGTGGTCACCTGAGATGATTTCAAAACGTAAAGTCAACGTCCCACAATCCACCATATACTACTGGATGGACAAGGGGTACCTGGGGCTGACTAAGGCAGATAGGCTGTATCCAAGAAAAGGCAAATCCCCTAAGAAAACAGCCAGTCCTAATTTCATGCCTGTTGGAAAGTCGATTGAGGAGCGGCCTGAAGCGATCACTCAACGACTGGAGGCTGGGCATTATGAGATTGATACGGTTGTTCAGACACGGGCTAAAGCGCCTTGCTTTCTGACATTAACAGATCGAAAAACCAGGTATGAAATCATTCGTTACTTGCCCAGTAAGACAGCACAAGCCGTTAACGAAGCCTTGTCGAGCATTTTACAGGAATATCAGATCACGTCAATCACAGCTGATAATGGGGCAGAATTTGCTAGACTAAGCGAGATTTTTAGTGAAGAGAAGATCTACTATGCTCACCCTTATTGCTCTTGGGAAAGAGGCTCTAATGAGAATCACAACCGTCTTATTCGACGTTTCCTACCCAAGGGAAAAACAAGAGCGACCAGAAAACTGGCCACTCAGATTGAATGGTGGATAAACAATTATCCCAAACGAATATTAAACTACAAGACACCTAGAGAAATTGTATTCAGTGGCTAA
- a CDS encoding type I restriction endonuclease subunit R, with the protein MQYTGETKFEKQLIAQLSSGESPWTYRDDLKTEAMLWDNFFAKLAQNNVSVLDDVPLTEQEKAQIKNQLNFVNYYEAAKWLAGENGIAKVQVQREDVSLGTIRLSVIWRDNIAGGTSSYEIVNQVERPKISPADQDRRLDVTLLINGLPMIQIELKNRQHPFMDAFRQIVKYDREEKFRGIYASLQMFVASNITETRYIAAAKENKLNDQFLTKWVDKDNQPVIDLFAFADQVLTIPRAHQMVMQYSIIDDAKKALILLRPYQIHAIEAIQTASKHQQSGYVWHTTGSGKTLTSYKVARNLLQIPSIQKTIFVVDRRDLDQQTTSSFLSYAANDIVDIDETDNTQQLVTRLSADDRRVVVTTIQKINTMMRKIEEGKYRREASKIKQLHVAFVVDECHRAITPLAQKNISRFFVNSLWYGFTGTPIFVENKRRQVGDLAQTTQQQYGLRLHEYTVKEAIHDKAVLGFRIDYKNTLITDMPEEDIPDEVYESEDHMLAVLDAIINQSRGQLGFQNGVGKTYAAILTVKSIAMAQKYYDLIKRVKKGETSITISERVKQVLPDFPKVTITYSVTENNEDSTLNQDKMKLAIDDYNQNFGTHYTISDLRAFNSDVNDRLARKKDKYLFREEQLDLVIVVNRLLTGFDAPCLSTIFIDRKPMQPQDLIQAFSRTNRIFDAPKKYGQIITFQTPHLFKDAVDNALRLYSNGGENDVLAPEWPEERANFDEKLANLQTHISDEPGLGIDLANASTELLKKFAKAYQEFDKYFASIQVYSEYNQEQVFEETGLNQELIERYTGTYQNVIDEIRRRREDGDDGEEPIDVMYELESVHVDDINYEYIISLIQAFIPQSDGESKELSAKDIETVDSYIANLSKTNSGLAQIIANLWLEIQMDPESYRGKSIANILDQMIESVIDNEVRKLAKKWYMGYDQLLYLVKHYRKGSDKQLGESELSSSQRYKEYKTEVAEALNPLKYKIQIKKDYTKLIEEVIEPLRGRR; encoded by the coding sequence ATGCAATACACAGGCGAAACTAAATTTGAAAAACAATTGATTGCTCAGCTCTCATCAGGTGAAAGTCCATGGACTTATAGGGATGATTTGAAAACAGAAGCAATGCTTTGGGACAATTTTTTTGCCAAACTAGCGCAAAATAATGTTTCTGTTTTAGATGACGTTCCTCTGACCGAACAGGAAAAAGCTCAGATTAAAAACCAGCTTAACTTTGTCAATTATTATGAAGCCGCCAAATGGCTGGCAGGTGAAAACGGTATCGCCAAGGTTCAAGTTCAACGTGAAGATGTCAGCCTTGGTACGATACGCCTTTCAGTCATTTGGCGCGATAATATTGCAGGCGGGACTTCATCATATGAGATTGTCAATCAGGTGGAACGGCCTAAAATCTCTCCGGCCGACCAAGACAGGCGTTTAGATGTGACGCTCCTCATCAATGGTCTGCCTATGATTCAGATTGAACTCAAAAATCGTCAACATCCCTTTATGGATGCCTTTCGCCAAATCGTTAAGTACGATCGGGAAGAAAAATTCCGCGGCATCTATGCCAGCCTGCAAATGTTCGTAGCATCAAACATAACTGAAACCCGCTATATTGCTGCGGCTAAGGAAAACAAGCTCAATGATCAATTCCTGACCAAGTGGGTGGACAAAGATAATCAACCAGTCATTGACCTTTTCGCTTTTGCCGATCAGGTCCTGACCATCCCGCGTGCCCATCAGATGGTCATGCAATATTCAATTATTGACGATGCTAAGAAAGCCTTGATTCTGCTGCGGCCTTATCAGATTCATGCTATTGAAGCTATTCAAACAGCCAGCAAACACCAACAATCAGGCTATGTCTGGCACACAACAGGTTCGGGCAAAACTCTGACCTCCTACAAAGTAGCCCGCAATCTTTTGCAAATCCCATCCATTCAAAAGACTATTTTTGTGGTGGACAGGCGAGATCTTGATCAGCAGACAACATCAAGTTTTCTCTCCTATGCTGCTAATGATATCGTTGACATTGATGAAACGGACAATACCCAGCAGTTGGTAACACGCTTATCTGCTGATGATAGGCGTGTTGTGGTGACAACCATTCAAAAAATAAACACTATGATGCGCAAAATAGAAGAAGGCAAATACAGACGTGAAGCCAGTAAAATCAAACAGCTTCATGTTGCTTTTGTTGTCGATGAATGCCATCGCGCCATCACCCCTCTGGCTCAAAAAAATATTTCCAGATTCTTTGTCAACAGTCTTTGGTATGGCTTTACAGGAACACCGATTTTTGTAGAAAACAAACGCAGGCAAGTCGGTGATTTGGCCCAAACAACGCAGCAGCAATACGGTTTACGGCTGCATGAATACACGGTCAAAGAAGCCATTCATGATAAAGCAGTTCTAGGCTTTCGTATTGACTATAAAAACACCTTGATTACCGATATGCCAGAAGAAGATATTCCTGATGAGGTCTATGAATCTGAAGATCACATGCTGGCAGTCTTGGACGCTATCATCAATCAATCCCGAGGTCAACTGGGCTTTCAAAATGGTGTCGGAAAAACTTATGCTGCGATTTTGACAGTCAAATCTATTGCTATGGCACAGAAATATTATGACCTCATCAAGCGCGTGAAAAAGGGAGAAACATCTATCACTATTTCAGAGCGTGTGAAGCAGGTCCTGCCTGATTTTCCCAAGGTTACCATTACCTACTCTGTGACGGAAAATAATGAGGATTCGACCCTCAACCAAGACAAGATGAAGCTTGCCATTGATGATTATAACCAAAACTTTGGGACCCACTATACTATATCTGATCTTAGGGCCTTCAACAGTGATGTCAATGACCGCTTAGCCCGGAAGAAAGATAAGTACCTCTTTCGTGAGGAACAGCTGGATCTGGTTATCGTGGTCAACCGCCTCTTAACAGGTTTTGATGCGCCTTGCCTCTCAACCATTTTCATCGACCGCAAACCCATGCAGCCCCAAGATTTAATACAGGCCTTTAGCCGAACCAACCGTATCTTTGATGCCCCCAAAAAGTACGGGCAAATCATCACCTTCCAGACGCCTCATCTTTTCAAGGATGCTGTAGATAATGCGCTACGCCTGTATTCCAACGGCGGCGAAAATGATGTCTTGGCTCCTGAATGGCCGGAAGAGCGTGCTAATTTTGATGAAAAATTAGCCAATCTCCAAACTCATATCTCGGATGAACCCGGTTTAGGCATCGATCTCGCCAACGCCAGTACTGAGCTGCTCAAGAAATTTGCTAAAGCTTACCAGGAATTTGACAAATACTTTGCTTCCATCCAAGTTTATTCAGAGTATAATCAAGAGCAAGTCTTTGAGGAAACAGGTCTGAATCAAGAGCTCATCGAACGTTACACTGGCACTTACCAAAATGTTATTGATGAAATCAGGCGCCGCAGAGAAGACGGTGACGACGGGGAGGAACCGATTGATGTTATGTATGAATTAGAATCTGTCCATGTCGATGATATCAACTACGAGTACATTATTTCTCTGATACAAGCCTTCATTCCTCAATCAGACGGGGAAAGCAAAGAGCTGAGTGCTAAGGATATTGAAACTGTGGACAGCTATATCGCTAATCTCTCCAAGACCAATTCAGGGCTGGCCCAAATCATTGCCAACCTTTGGTTGGAAATCCAGATGGACCCTGAAAGTTACCGCGGCAAATCCATTGCCAATATCCTAGACCAGATGATTGAATCAGTTATTGACAATGAGGTCCGCAAACTGGCTAAGAAATGGTATATGGGCTACGATCAGCTTCTCTATCTGGTCAAGCACTACCGCAAAGGATCCGATAAGCAGCTGGGAGAAAGCGAACTCAGCAGC